GGACATACCTTCTTTGGCGTATGGATAAATCGCGACTACGGCATCTCGAATCATTGCCCTGCCAAACTGGTGCCAGCGCCCCGAGGAATGAGCGGCACCCGGTGTCTCGCAGCAAATTGCATGATGCGAACACAATCCTGCCGGTGAAAGGGTCGTACCACGCCAATTGGGAGTTGCTGATATGGTGAGGCGTCAGTGGCAAATAGGGCGCGGGACACAGAGTCAGTGAGTACTTCCCCATCAAGCTCTTTCTGAAGCGCCTCAAGCAGGCGGGACGAGATCTTCATAGTGATTTCGAACCTCTTCGAACAGCGCCTCAGCGTGCGAATGTCCATCACGCTCACGTGATAATAACCCCCAGACATTGACCGGTTCAGACCTGGGTGTCCGATCAACGCAAGGATAGGTCGGGCAACAGCCGCTGGCCACCGTCGCGGATGCCAAGGAAGGGAGTTATCGACGCAACGTCCTTCCCAGACGCCCTCTCACGGGGCAGGTGATTTTGATGGGTGGGCGCTTCGGTGATCGAGGCGTCGGGCGGGGGGGCAGATCGGGCCCAACAGCACCCCTTAGAGCACGCTGAGTACCTGCATCAACCCGTACAGCGTTAACAGGATCCACACCATCCGTATGGCTATGTTCAGTTTTTCCATCCCATTCGAATCCATGGTCGCGTACCCCCTGACACAGTGAATACTTATTTTAATAGATTAAAATTAATAGCTTAGGCTAGTTTCCTAATATAGTCTATCTAATAGATATTATCAAGAAATCATCATATCTTATTGTTTTACAATCATTTTATACGCCTATCGGGCGGTGGTGAGGGGTGGGGCACCAAGGGCAGGGCACGGGCATCGAGGGAGCTCGTTTGGACCCGTTTCACCACTGCGTGATGAACGGTCGATTGAGCCATCACGCCAATCGGGGACCTGATGGTCGACGAGGTGTTCAGTGACGGGCTTGGGCCGTTCGCTAACGTCTTAGATGCGTGCGGCGAGGCGGGGTAATTTAGTTGTTTGGGTAGAGAGTGGTGGGGTGATGAGTGTGGGTTATTTTATTGCGTAGTTCTTTAAGAGTTCTTGGGAGAGTTGTTCAGCTTCATGGCGTTGGGTGGGGGTCAGGTCTCTTGCGGCGATGTCTCGATCTTGTTGTGCCGCCTGGTTTCCGGCTTCTGCGGCGACATGGAACCATGCGTAAGCGTATACCGGGTTCTTCTCTACCCCGCGGCCTGCGCTGTACATATATCCCAGCGCCTGTTGGGCCTCGGGGACCCCTTGCACAGCCGCTTTTCGAAACCATTCGACGGCCATCGCGTAGTCCTGTAAGACGCCTTCACCAAAGGTATAGGCAACGCCGAGATTGTATTGGGCCTCGGCATACCCCTGTTCAGCAGACTTCCAGTACCATCGACCTGCCTCGGCATGGTCCTGTGGGACACCCTCGCCGTAGGCATAGGCAAGGCCAAGTATGCATTGGGCCCGTGGATCGCCTTCCTCGGCCAATCCCCTGAAGGTCTCAATGGCAGCAGCGTAGTCGCCTTTCTCATACGCGGCAATGGCGGTGTCATAGTTTGCCGACGAGCCGGCGGCTAGTACAAAGAGTAAAATCGTTGAAAGCAAAAGCTTGGTCATTCTTGGCGTTCCATCAGCTCGGGTTTGTTCCCCCGAGGCTGAGCAGCGTATTTTAGCACAATTTTTTTATCCGAGGCCAGCTAAGGCGGCTGCATCGTCAGTGGGCTTGTACCAAAATTATCACGCAAAAACAAATGCTTAGGATATCGCTGTCGGAAGATCCCCTGCCCCGCGGGGAAGAACAATGCAATGGGTCCCAAAGCCGTCAAGGAATCCCCAGTTCAGGGGCGGCTGGGGCAGCCGCCCGCACCCCGCGCCTCAGAGGCCCACAAAATGGTAGACAAGCTGCTGAAAGCCCAGGATGAGTGGCCACAGCCACTTGCCCAGCAGGCCGGAGATCAGCAGGACGAGCAGAATAATCAAGCCATACGGCTCAATACGGCTGAGCTGCCAGGCCATTGGGCCCGGTAGCATGGCCGACAACACGCGAGAGCCATCGAGCGGCGGCAGGGGAAACAGATTCAGGATCAAGAGAATGCTGTTGATGAAAACGCCAGCCCGTCCCATATAGGCCAACGGCTGAGCTACCCAGTCCAGGGAACCTGCCAGGATGACTGCGAGTTTCACGAGTGCTGCCCAGAAAATGATCATCAAGAGATTCGCGGCAGGCCCAGCTATTGCCACCAACGCCATATCGCGCTTTGGGTTTTTGAGGTTTTCCCAGGTCACCGGGACCGGTTTTGCCCACCCAAAAATAAAACCGCCCGCTAGGAGCAGTACCGTCGGTACCAAAACCGTGCCAATGGGGTCCACGTGTTTAATCGGGTTCAACGTCAGGCGACCAAGCATCTCAGCCGTTGGGTCCCCGAGCCGACGGGCCATCCAACCATGGGCCAATTCATGAAAAGTAATGGCAAATAGCACCGGGGGCGCCCAAACGAGGATCTTCTGAAGGAGGCTGAGCTCGTTCACAGAGTCATTATACCGCCGCTCACC
The DNA window shown above is from Gammaproteobacteria bacterium and carries:
- a CDS encoding FAD-binding protein is translated as MKISSRLLEALQKELDGEVLTDSVSRALFATDASPYQQLPIGVVRPFHRQDCVRIMQFAARHRVPLIPRGAGTSLAGQ
- a CDS encoding tetratricopeptide repeat protein; its protein translation is MTKLLLSTILLFVLAAGSSANYDTAIAAYEKGDYAAAIETFRGLAEEGDPRAQCILGLAYAYGEGVPQDHAEAGRWYWKSAEQGYAEAQYNLGVAYTFGEGVLQDYAMAVEWFRKAAVQGVPEAQQALGYMYSAGRGVEKNPVYAYAWFHVAAEAGNQAAQQDRDIAARDLTPTQRHEAEQLSQELLKNYAIK
- a CDS encoding site-2 protease family protein, coding for MNELSLLQKILVWAPPVLFAITFHELAHGWMARRLGDPTAEMLGRLTLNPIKHVDPIGTVLVPTVLLLAGGFIFGWAKPVPVTWENLKNPKRDMALVAIAGPAANLLMIIFWAALVKLAVILAGSLDWVAQPLAYMGRAGVFINSILLILNLFPLPPLDGSRVLSAMLPGPMAWQLSRIEPYGLIILLVLLISGLLGKWLWPLILGFQQLVYHFVGL